The Pseudomonas sp. B21-023 genomic interval CTGATGCCGACCACGGCGAAATCGACCTTGAACTGGTTGATGAAGTCGACGCTCGCCTGGCCGACCACGCCACCGTCGCGGCGTACCGTGCCGCCGGCCACCAGCACTTCGAAGTCGTCCTTGGCCGCCAGGATCGCCGCCACGTGCAGGTTGTTGGTGATGACTTTCAGGTGATTGTGGTTGAGCAGGGCGCGGGCGATGGATTCGGTGGTGGTGCCGATGTTGATGAACAGCGAGGCATGGTCGGGAATCTGCCGGGCCACGGCGTCGGCGATACGTTGCTTCTCGTCGCGCATCTGGTCGGCGCGCATGGCGTAGGCGGTGTTTTCGATGCTCGAGTCGTAGGCGGCGCCACCATGGTAGCGGCGTAACAGGTTGGCTTCGGCGAGCTGGTTGATATCGCGGCGGATGGTCTGTGGGGTGACGACGAACAGCTGCGCCATTTCCTCGATGCTGACATAGCCGCGTTCGCGGACCAGCTCGAGGATTTGTTGTTGGCGTGGAGGCAGATTCATGGGCGGTCCTTTGGGGCAGCCGGACAAATTCTGCAATGATGCCGTAGGTCGTGGTGTAGGACCAGTCTGGTTTATGCGTAAAGGCTTACCGCGGGGCAAGTCGCATCGGCGGTACGCCGCTGCGACTTGCCCCGCGATGCTTGCGGGATCAGTCGTCGTGATCTTCCCAGTCGCGGGTGCGATCGACAGCCTTGCGCCAGCCCTTGTACAGCTTCTCTTTGGCCGTTTCGTCCAGTTGCGGGCTGAACTCGCGCTCGATGATCGCCTTGTCGCGCAGCTCGTCCAGGCCGCTCCAGAAACCGCAGGCCAGGCCCGCCAGGTAGGCCGCGCCCAGCGCTGTGGTTTCGCGCATTTTCGGACGCTCGACGCAGGTGCCGAGAATGTCGGCCTGGAACTGCATGAGGAAGTTGTTGGCCACCGCGCCACCGTCCACACGCAGTTCGGACAGGCGCTGGCCGCAGTCCTGCTGCATGGCGTCGAGCACGTCGCGGGTCTGGTAGGCGATCGACTCCAGGGCGGCACGGATGATGTGATCGACCTTGACGCCACGGGTCAGGCCGAACAGCGCCCCTCGGGCATACGGGTCCCAGTAGGGCGCGCCCAGGCCGGTGAAGGCCGGCACCAGGTAAACGCCGTTGCTGTCCTTGACCTTGCTGGCGAAGTATTCGGTGTCGTAGGCGTCGTTGACGATCTTCAGTTCGTCGCGCAGCCACTGCACGGTGGAGCCACCGTTGAAGACCGCGCCTTCGAGGGCGTAGGCCACTTCGCCACGCGGGCCGCAGGCGATGGTGGTGAGCAGGCCATGGGACGACTGCACCGCCTTGTCGCCGGTGTTCATCAGCAGGAAGCACCCGGTACCGTAGGTGTTCTTGGCCTGGCCGGGCTCCACGCACATCTGGCCGAACAGGGCCGATTGCTGGTCGCCGGCGATACCGGCGATGGCGATGCCGCTCTTGGTATGGCCGTAGACTTCGGACGACGGACGAACCTGGGGCAGCATCTGGCTTGGGATGCCGAGGATATCGAGGAGCTTGTCGTCCCATTGCAGGCTGTGGATGTTGAACATCAGCGTGCGCGAGGCGTTGGTGTAGTCGGTGACATGCACCTTGCCGCCGGAGAACTTCCAGATCAGCCAGGTATCGATGGTGCCGAACAGCAGCTCGCCACGCTCGGCGCGTTCACGCACGCCCTCGACGTTATCGAGGATCCACTTGAGCTTGGTGCCGGAGAAGTACGGGTCGGTGACCAGGCCAGTGGCCTCGCGGATGTACTGCTCATGGCCGTCACGCTTGAGCTGGGCGCAGATCTCGGTGCTGCGCCGGCATTGCCAGACGATGGCGTTGTACACCGGGCGCCCGGTTTCCTTGTCCCAGACGACGGTGGTTTCGCGCTGGTTGGTGATGCCGATGGCTGCGACCTGGGCGTGGCTGATGCCGGCCTGGGCCAGGGCCTCGACCATGGTCGCGCTCTGGGTGGCGAAGATTTCCATCGGGTCGTGCTCGACCCAGCCCGCTTGTGGGTAGTGCTGGGCGAACTCACGCTGCGAGGTGCCCACCACGTTGGCGTCGCGATCGAAGATGATGGCGCGCGAACTGGTGGTGCCCTGGTCCAGGGCGATGATGTAGTTCTTGTCCAGGGTATCGGTCATGTCGGTGGCCTTGCACGAATATGGGAGTAGGTCAGGGCGTGGCGGGCGCCGGACTTGCGGTCCGGGCCCGGCGCTGGCATCAGGAAACCTGGGTGTCGCCCTGAGGATTATCGTCTGTCTGCTGGGTCACGGCTTGTGTCGTCGGCAAGTTGCGGGCGATCAGCCCGCGGTACAGGGCCGCGCCCAGGCTGGCACCGAGGATCGGCGCGAACACCGGTACCAGGAAATACGGAATATCGCGCCCGCCGGTGAAGGCGATTTCGCCCCAGCCGGCCAGGAAGGTCATGAGTTTAGGCCCGAAATCGCGCGCCGGGTTCATCGCAAAGCCGGTCAGCGGGCCCATCGCGCTACCGATCACGGCGATCAGCAGGCCGATCAGCAGGGGGGCGGTGGCGCCGCGGGGCAGGCCATTGTTGTCGTCGGTCAGGGCCATGATCACCGCCATCAGGATGGCGGTAATGATCACTTCGACCAGGAAGGCCTGCCCGGTGGACAGCGCCGGATGCGGGTAGGTGGAGAACACCGAGGCCAGCTCGAGACTGGCCTGGCTGCCACGCAGCATGGCGTGGCTTTGTTCGAAATCGAAGAACAGGTTGCTGTACAGGAAGTACACCAACGCGGCGCCGCAGAATGCGCCGCACACCTGGGCGAGCATGTAGAACGGCAGCTTGCGCTTGTCGAAGCCGGCGAACACGGCGAGCGCAATGCTGACCGCCGGGTTCAGGTGCGCGCCGGACACGCCTGCGGTGAGGTAGATCGCCATGCTCACCCCGACCCCCCAGATGATGCTTATCTCCCACAGGCCAAAGCTGGCACCGGCGACCTTGAGCGCGGCGACACAGCCGGTACCGAAGAAGATGAGCAGGGCAGTGCCGAGGAATTCGGCCAGGCACTGGGCAGATAGCGTGGGTTGTCGTAGAGCAGTCGTCATGTATGACCTCGGTTCTTGTTGTTGTGAGGCGCTGGGCGCTCGACAGCAAAAAGCCCGGAGTCGATCCCCATTGACGCCGGGCAGGTACAGGAAGCGCACCTTATAGGTGCACCATTTATTCATAAACGAAAAAATATAGACAAGAAACGCTGATGTCAAAGGTCGAAAATGAACGTATGGCCACATTCTGACTGCCATGCCGCGCCGTGAATCCCTGGCCGCTGCTCTAGCCTGGGTCGTGCACTGGCTGCCCCGGCGGATTTACCCTAAAGTACCGAGCGACTTATGATCGCATGGAGCCGTTGATGACCCCCGCCCTGGACCTGCTGAAAAAGGCGCGTGCCGAGCACCGCGTGCACAGCTACGAACATGATCCGAAATCTGCGTCGTACGGCCTGGAAGCGGCGGAAAAGCTCGGCCTTGACCCATTGCGGGTGTTCAAGACGCTGCTTGCCAGCAGCGAAAAAGGCGAGCTGCTGGTGGCGGTGGTGCCGGTGGGCGGGACGCTCGATCTGAAGGCGTTGGCCCATGCGGCTGGCGTGAAGAAGTGCGAGATGGCCGACCCGCAGGCTGCCCAGCGTGCCACGGGCTACCTGGTTGGCGGGATCAGCCCGCTGGGGCAGAAGAAGCGCCTGCGCACTTTTATCGACCAAACCGCGCAACAACATGAAACGATTCATGTGAGCGCTGGCCGCCGTGGCCTCGAAGTGGAGCTGGCGGCAACGGTGCTCGCTACCCACACCCAGGCACAGTTCGCCGAGATCGGCCGCGGTTAACATCTGTACTGATTGAAAATCCACGACGCTGTCACTGTCGGCCGCTGGCGGCATGTCGCATGCTCGGGCGATTGACAGCCCAATACAGGAGTCGTGGCATGCAGTTGCATTATCATCAGGTGGACGCCTTCAGCGATCGCCCTTTTGCCGGCAACCCGGCCATCGTCTACTGCCTGGAACAGTGGCTTGACGGCAGGCTGATGCAGCAGATCGCCGCCGAGCACAACCTCGCCGAAACCGCGTTCGTGGTAGCTGAAGGCGCGGGGTATCGGATCCGCTGGTTCACTCCTGGCACCGAGGTGCCCTTGTGCGGCCACGCCACCCTGGCCAGTGCCCACGTGCTGTTCGAGGTCTATGGCGTAGACGCATCGCACCTGGATTTTCACTGCCAATCCGGCCGGTTGGGCGTCAGCCGTGAGGGCGGGCGCCTGTGGCTGGACTTCCCACGCGTCGATCCGCAGCCGCTGGCCGAGCCGGTCGCGGTGGCCGAAGCGCTGGGCTGTGAGGTTCGGGAGGTTTACCAGGCCCGCGAGCTGCTGGTGGTGCTCGGCTCGGAGCAGGCGGTGCGCGCCTGCAGGCCGGACATGGCGGCGCTGGCCCGCTTGCCGGGGCCGGGGGTGATCGTGACGGCGCCGGGCGAAGAGCATGATTTCGTGTCGCGCTATTTTGCGCCGGGTATCGGTATCCCTGAGGATCCGGTCACCGGTTCAATCCACTGCTCGCTCATTCCTTACTGGGCGGCACGCCTGGGCAAACCGCAGTTGCACGCGTTCCAGCGCTCGACACGCGGTGGCGAGCTGTTCTGCCGGCTGGAAGGGGAGCGGGTGAAGATCGGTGGACAGGCCCGCCTGGTGGCCTCTGGTACTTTGAGGGTGTGATGCAAAGCGATCAGGGCAAGCGCGCCCACGCCTGCGACAGGGCGCGGGAGCGGGCTTGCCCCGCGAGCTGTCGAACCTCAGAGCGCCGAGCTGATGCGACGCACGCCGTTCTCCTGGCGCGGTAGCTGCGCAGCAACGCTACCGGGGACCGGGAACAGCACGAGATGATCGGCGGCCACGGCGATGCCGACGTCCTGGCCGAGCGAGTGGTCGTTGTGGCTGGGGAAGATCGCTTCTAGCTGGCTGCCGGTGGGAAGCTGCAGGCGATACAAGGTCGAAGCGCCGAGGAAGCTTTTGCCGATGACCTGTGCCCGTAGCGTGCTGTCGGGGGCATGGATGATATCGTCGGGGCGCAACAACACGTCCACCGAGCTTCCGGGCGCCATGGTATAGGCCCGGTTGCCGCGCAGCTCGCCGAGTTCGGTGGTCACTGCCTCGTGGCTGCTCATCTGGCCGCGAATGAAGTAACCCTGGCCGATGAAGCTGGCGACGAACGGCGTTTGCGGCTCGTGGTAGAGGTTGTAGGGCGTGTCCCACTGCTCCAGGCGCCCCTCCTTGAACACCCCCACGTGGTCGCTGACGGCAAAGGCTTCTTCCTGGTCGTGGGTGACCAGGATGGCGCTGGTGCCGCGGCTCTTGAGGATGTCGCGGACCTCATGGCTCAAGCGTCGGCGCAGCTCCACGTCGAGGTTGGAGAAGGGTTCGTCAAGCAACAGCAGCTGTGGCTTCGGTGCAAGCGCCCGGGCCAGGGCCACGCGTTGCTGCTGGCCGCCCGACAGCTCGTGCGGGTAACGGCCGCCGAGGCCAGCCAGCTTGACCAGTTCGAGCATCTCCTCGATCACCATGGCCTGGTGCGGGTGCTTGCCGATGCCGAAGGCGATGTTCTGCGCGACGGTCAGGTGGGGGAACAGCGCGTAGTCCTGGAACACCATGCCGATCCGGCGTTTCTCCGGCGCCAGGGTGAACCCGGCGCGGGAGATGACCTCGCCGCCCAGCTGGATCTCGCCTTCGTGCACCGGCTCGAACCCGGCGATGGCGCGCAGCGTGGTGGTCTTGCCGCAACCGGAGGACCCTAGCAGGCAACCGATGTCGCCCGCGTTGAGGTGCAGGTTGAGGTTCTGGACGATGCGCTGGTCGCCATAGCCGCAGGCCAGGTTGCGCAGGTTGAGCAGTAGCTGTTGACTCATGCGTGGTGGTAAGCCGGTTCTACAAGGAATTCCAGAAGGGCCTTCTGCGCATGCAGGCGGTTCTCAGCTTCGTCCCAGGCGACCGAACGGGGGTCGTCGAGCAGGTCCTGGCTGATCTCCTCGCCACGGTGGGCGGGCAGGCAATGCATGAACAGGGCGTCGGGTGCCGCCAGGTCGAGCAGTTCGCGGGTGACCTGGTAAGGCGCGAAATGCGCCAGGCGCCGTGCAGTTTCCTCTTCCTGGCCCATGGAAGTCCAGACATCCGTGGTCACCAGGTGGGCGCCGCGAACAGCTTCCTTCGGGTCGCGGACGATCTGCACGCGGTCGCCACCCAGTTGCAGGAAGCGCGGATCGGGCTCATAGCCTTCGGGGCAGGCGATGCGTAGCTGGAAATCGAACTGGATGGCCGCCTCGATATACGAGTTGCACATGTTGAAGCCATCGCCGACCCACGCCACGGTCTTGCCCTGGATTGTGCCGCGGTGTTCGAGGAAGGTCTGCATGTCGGCCAGCAACTGGCAGGGGTGTGATTCGTCGGACAGGCCATTGATCACAGGTACCTTCGAATGGGCGGCGAACTCGGTGAGGGTGCTGTGGGCGTGGGTACGGATCATCACCGCGTCGACCATGCTCGACAGTACGATGGCGCTGTCGGCGATCGGCTCGCCGCGGCCCAGTTGGGTGTCGCGCGGCGACAGGAAGATCGCCTGGCCGCCAAGCTGGATCATGCCCGCTTCGAAGGACACTCGGGTACGGGTCGAGGATTTCTCGAAGATCATCCCCAGCACGCGGTTCTTCAACGGCTCGAACAGCACGCCTCGTTTACGCAGGTCCTTCAGCTCGATGCCGCGACGGATCACGCCGAGCAATTCGTCAGCGGTGAAATCCAGCAGGGAGAGAAAGTGCCTAGCGCTCATGATTGACTACCTTATCTGCAACGTTTTGCAGGTCGACCGTATGGGTTTTGTTGACAACGGGAGTGACCTGCGGCGTAAGCCGCACGGGGCGGACGGAATAGGGAACGGCGCAATACTATAATTAAATGTCGCCTGAAACCAAGAGGGGAAACAGCGCCTCTGTGTCAAAGGGTGTCGTAAGCCTTTGGCGAGTAGCTGTTTTTTATTTGCTACAGAGGTTGTACACGGCTTACCTCGATTTTGGCAAATTCGTCGTCGCGAATCGTCGGCCTGATGTCTCCCGATTCATGCCGCGAAGCGCGCTGGCATGCCCGTTAGGTGCGGCGCATAGTCGAACCTTGCGAACAACAAGGCAGAGGCGGCCATGACCAAGACCCTGCATCACCGAGCCTGTCACCTGTGCGAGGCCATTTGTGGCCTGAACATCGAAGTTACCCATGGGGCGGAAGGGCCGCCGCGGATCAGCTCGATCAAGGGCGATCCGCAGGATCTGTTCAGCCGCGGCCATATCTGCCCGAAGGCGGTCGCCCTGCAGGACATCCAGGAAGACCCTGACCGCTTGCGCCAGCCTCATCGGCGCATCGGTGACCAGTGGCAGGCGATTGGCTGGGATGAGGCCTTCGCCTTCGCCGCAGAGCGGCTGTGGGCGGTGCAGCAGGCCCATGGGCGCAATGCTGTTGCGGTCTACCAGGGCAACCCCAGCGTGCACAACTATGGCTTGATGACCCACAGCAATTACTTCCTCGGCCTGCTCAAGACCCGCAACCGCTTCTCGGCCACGTCGGTGGACCAGCTGCCGCAGCACCTGACCAGCCACCTGATGTACGGCCATGGTCTGTTGCTGCCTATCCCGGACATCGACCACACGCAGTTCATGCTGATCCTTGGCGGCAACCCCCTGGCTTCCAATGGCAGCATCATGACCGTCCCCGACGTGGAAAAGCGCCTGAAGGCGCTCAAGGCCAGGGGCGGGCAGCTGGTGGTGGTGGATCCGCGGCGCAGCGAGACGGCGTTACTGGCCGACCGGCACCTGTTTATCCGCCCCGGCGGCGACGCAGCGTTGCTGTGTGGGCTGTTGCATACCCTGTTCGTCGAGGGCCTGGCCCGTGGCTCGCACTTGCCGATCAATGGCTTGGAGCAGGTG includes:
- the glpR gene encoding DNA-binding transcriptional repressor GlpR, with protein sequence MNLPPRQQQILELVRERGYVSIEEMAQLFVVTPQTIRRDINQLAEANLLRRYHGGAAYDSSIENTAYAMRADQMRDEKQRIADAVARQIPDHASLFINIGTTTESIARALLNHNHLKVITNNLHVAAILAAKDDFEVLVAGGTVRRDGGVVGQASVDFINQFKVDFAVVGISGIDEDGSLLDFDYQEVRVSQAIIANARQVLLAADSSKFGRNAMVRLGSISLVDCLVTDQAPSPALTQLLNQYKIRLDVV
- the glpK gene encoding glycerol kinase GlpK, with protein sequence MTDTLDKNYIIALDQGTTSSRAIIFDRDANVVGTSQREFAQHYPQAGWVEHDPMEIFATQSATMVEALAQAGISHAQVAAIGITNQRETTVVWDKETGRPVYNAIVWQCRRSTEICAQLKRDGHEQYIREATGLVTDPYFSGTKLKWILDNVEGVRERAERGELLFGTIDTWLIWKFSGGKVHVTDYTNASRTLMFNIHSLQWDDKLLDILGIPSQMLPQVRPSSEVYGHTKSGIAIAGIAGDQQSALFGQMCVEPGQAKNTYGTGCFLLMNTGDKAVQSSHGLLTTIACGPRGEVAYALEGAVFNGGSTVQWLRDELKIVNDAYDTEYFASKVKDSNGVYLVPAFTGLGAPYWDPYARGALFGLTRGVKVDHIIRAALESIAYQTRDVLDAMQQDCGQRLSELRVDGGAVANNFLMQFQADILGTCVERPKMRETTALGAAYLAGLACGFWSGLDELRDKAIIEREFSPQLDETAKEKLYKGWRKAVDRTRDWEDHDD
- a CDS encoding MIP/aquaporin family protein, whose translation is MTTALRQPTLSAQCLAEFLGTALLIFFGTGCVAALKVAGASFGLWEISIIWGVGVSMAIYLTAGVSGAHLNPAVSIALAVFAGFDKRKLPFYMLAQVCGAFCGAALVYFLYSNLFFDFEQSHAMLRGSQASLELASVFSTYPHPALSTGQAFLVEVIITAILMAVIMALTDDNNGLPRGATAPLLIGLLIAVIGSAMGPLTGFAMNPARDFGPKLMTFLAGWGEIAFTGGRDIPYFLVPVFAPILGASLGAALYRGLIARNLPTTQAVTQQTDDNPQGDTQVS
- the ybaK gene encoding Cys-tRNA(Pro) deacylase, giving the protein MTPALDLLKKARAEHRVHSYEHDPKSASYGLEAAEKLGLDPLRVFKTLLASSEKGELLVAVVPVGGTLDLKALAHAAGVKKCEMADPQAAQRATGYLVGGISPLGQKKRLRTFIDQTAQQHETIHVSAGRRGLEVELAATVLATHTQAQFAEIGRG
- a CDS encoding PhzF family phenazine biosynthesis protein: MQLHYHQVDAFSDRPFAGNPAIVYCLEQWLDGRLMQQIAAEHNLAETAFVVAEGAGYRIRWFTPGTEVPLCGHATLASAHVLFEVYGVDASHLDFHCQSGRLGVSREGGRLWLDFPRVDPQPLAEPVAVAEALGCEVREVYQARELLVVLGSEQAVRACRPDMAALARLPGPGVIVTAPGEEHDFVSRYFAPGIGIPEDPVTGSIHCSLIPYWAARLGKPQLHAFQRSTRGGELFCRLEGERVKIGGQARLVASGTLRV
- a CDS encoding ABC transporter ATP-binding protein — its product is MSQQLLLNLRNLACGYGDQRIVQNLNLHLNAGDIGCLLGSSGCGKTTTLRAIAGFEPVHEGEIQLGGEVISRAGFTLAPEKRRIGMVFQDYALFPHLTVAQNIAFGIGKHPHQAMVIEEMLELVKLAGLGGRYPHELSGGQQQRVALARALAPKPQLLLLDEPFSNLDVELRRRLSHEVRDILKSRGTSAILVTHDQEEAFAVSDHVGVFKEGRLEQWDTPYNLYHEPQTPFVASFIGQGYFIRGQMSSHEAVTTELGELRGNRAYTMAPGSSVDVLLRPDDIIHAPDSTLRAQVIGKSFLGASTLYRLQLPTGSQLEAIFPSHNDHSLGQDVGIAVAADHLVLFPVPGSVAAQLPRQENGVRRISSAL
- the argF gene encoding ornithine carbamoyltransferase; this encodes MSARHFLSLLDFTADELLGVIRRGIELKDLRKRGVLFEPLKNRVLGMIFEKSSTRTRVSFEAGMIQLGGQAIFLSPRDTQLGRGEPIADSAIVLSSMVDAVMIRTHAHSTLTEFAAHSKVPVINGLSDESHPCQLLADMQTFLEHRGTIQGKTVAWVGDGFNMCNSYIEAAIQFDFQLRIACPEGYEPDPRFLQLGGDRVQIVRDPKEAVRGAHLVTTDVWTSMGQEEETARRLAHFAPYQVTRELLDLAAPDALFMHCLPAHRGEEISQDLLDDPRSVAWDEAENRLHAQKALLEFLVEPAYHHA